The Verrucomicrobium spinosum DSM 4136 = JCM 18804 genome includes a region encoding these proteins:
- a CDS encoding urea amidolyase associated protein UAAP1: protein MFSPTPDIPEDKVRFREVVLGGASWSHVLKRGSTMRIIDPHGGTNVSALFFNFELMVERYNMSDTLKAQHVAYLTTGRALYSDMGRILVSITDDTSGWHDTICGHSTAPLVERKYGKASFQEHRNKYHRNGRDSFLVELGKYGLGAKDLVPNANFFSKVTVDDTGGLHFDESHAKAGAHVDLRAGLNTLVVLNTCPHPLAPSGTYDPKPVHLVVYSSEPAGPEDVVRKFRPENDRGLILTDRYFM, encoded by the coding sequence ATGTTCTCCCCCACCCCAGACATCCCAGAAGACAAAGTCCGTTTCCGCGAGGTCGTGCTCGGCGGTGCCAGTTGGTCGCATGTGCTGAAGCGCGGCAGCACCATGCGCATCATTGATCCTCACGGCGGCACCAATGTGTCGGCCCTGTTTTTCAACTTTGAGTTGATGGTGGAGCGCTACAACATGTCTGACACGCTCAAGGCCCAGCACGTGGCCTATCTGACGACCGGTCGTGCGTTGTACTCGGACATGGGGCGCATTCTTGTTTCCATCACAGACGACACCAGCGGCTGGCACGACACGATCTGCGGGCATAGCACGGCCCCCCTGGTGGAGCGGAAGTATGGCAAGGCGAGCTTTCAGGAGCACCGCAACAAGTACCACCGGAACGGGAGGGACAGTTTTCTGGTGGAGCTGGGCAAATATGGACTGGGTGCCAAGGATCTGGTGCCGAATGCAAACTTCTTCAGCAAAGTGACCGTGGACGATACGGGTGGTCTGCACTTTGACGAATCTCACGCCAAAGCAGGTGCCCACGTGGATCTGCGTGCCGGGCTGAACACGCTTGTTGTGCTTAACACCTGCCCTCACCCACTCGCCCCCAGCGGCACCTATGATCCCAAGCCAGTGCATCTGGTGGTGTACTCCTCCGAGCCCGCCGGGCCTGAAGACGTGGTG